In Clostridium swellfunianum, a genomic segment contains:
- a CDS encoding Gfo/Idh/MocA family protein, with translation MKKYRVGVIGCGNIFPMHALSVNSLENAEVVAVCDVKEDRAKEKAKQLNCSYYVDYKEMIEKEKLDVIHICLPHYLHAPVAIYAASKGINILTEKPMSIKLEDAEAMISAAKDNNVVLGVIFQNRYNPGSQLIKRTLESGELGKIISAKLSVTWNRSDEYYSKSDWKGTWDKEGGGVIIDQAIHTMDLLRWFIGSEIEYVDANVSNRAHEIIEVEDSAEGVIKYKNGVVTGFYAVNYYGYDAPVEIEIYCENGIAKMIADKGIVKFKDGREFTADNNPNETFSYGNGTKGYWGVSHVKQIKNFYSSLDAGVSPEITGDEAIKTQKMICAVYESGKEKRRIIF, from the coding sequence GTGAAAAAATATAGAGTTGGTGTAATTGGGTGCGGCAATATATTTCCTATGCATGCCTTATCTGTAAACAGCCTTGAGAATGCTGAAGTTGTAGCTGTTTGTGATGTGAAAGAAGATAGGGCAAAGGAAAAAGCTAAGCAGCTTAATTGCAGTTATTATGTTGATTATAAAGAAATGATAGAAAAGGAAAAATTGGATGTAATCCATATTTGCCTTCCTCACTATCTTCATGCACCTGTAGCAATTTATGCTGCAAGTAAGGGAATAAATATTCTAACAGAAAAACCTATGTCAATAAAGCTTGAAGATGCAGAAGCTATGATTAGCGCGGCAAAAGATAATAACGTAGTTTTAGGAGTTATATTTCAAAACAGATATAATCCGGGTTCACAACTTATAAAGAGAACCCTTGAATCAGGAGAACTTGGTAAAATAATATCAGCAAAGCTTTCTGTAACCTGGAATCGTTCCGACGAATATTACAGTAAAAGCGATTGGAAGGGTACATGGGATAAAGAAGGCGGTGGAGTTATAATTGACCAAGCTATTCATACCATGGATTTACTGAGATGGTTTATTGGAAGTGAAATCGAATATGTAGATGCGAATGTAAGTAATAGAGCACATGAAATTATTGAAGTTGAGGATTCAGCTGAAGGTGTCATTAAATATAAAAATGGAGTAGTTACTGGTTTTTATGCCGTAAACTACTATGGGTACGATGCTCCTGTTGAGATAGAAATCTACTGTGAAAATGGAATAGCTAAGATGATTGCCGACAAGGGTATTGTTAAATTTAAGGATGGAAGAGAATTTACTGCAGATAACAATCCTAATGAAACTTTCAGCTATGGAAATGGAACAAAGGGTTATTGGGGAGTCAGCCATGTTAAGCAGATAAAGAATTTTTACAGTTCATTAGATGCAGGTGTAAGCCCTGAAATAACTGGGGACGAGGCAATAAAAACTCAAAAAATGATTTGTGCTGTGTATGAATCTGGCAAAGAAAAAAGAAGAATTATATTTTAA
- the larA gene encoding nickel-dependent lactate racemase: MAAYEIKYGKEKLKINISDEYIVNTLLPKEAAKMVDIASEVKKALKEPIGTSPVKEIVKQGDKVLIVVSDITRLWIKTSEFLVYIVNYLNSIGIRDKDISVLVALGTHRPSTDYEKELIVGSEVYRRVKVYDHDCFNDDSLSYFGKSSFGTPIYINRKVLEADRVILTGGIVFHLFAGFGGGAKSMVPGVAGLETIQHNHRLTFYEGESTGLNPAAASNKIKGNPMREDINEICRRVNPDFLFNAVLDAEGNFIEFVAGDFEKAWLRGCSTIRELYGIKIEEQSDIMIASAGGYPKDINLYQTVKTMDNCIYGSKENSSVIIASECIEGLGAQEFLEWFQYKSLEDMERALKKNFTVPGYAAYKTAYLAKFRKVFLISALDKKVVEELGFIPAASLEEALKQAYSISSSKPRITLMPFGGNTLPIL, encoded by the coding sequence ATGGCAGCTTACGAAATAAAGTATGGCAAAGAAAAGCTAAAAATAAATATTAGTGATGAGTATATAGTAAACACGCTGCTTCCAAAGGAGGCAGCTAAAATGGTGGATATAGCTTCAGAAGTAAAAAAAGCACTTAAAGAGCCTATAGGTACATCTCCGGTAAAGGAAATTGTGAAGCAAGGGGATAAGGTGTTAATAGTTGTAAGTGATATAACAAGATTGTGGATAAAAACTTCTGAATTTTTAGTGTATATTGTAAATTACCTTAATTCTATAGGTATTAGAGATAAGGATATTTCAGTTCTTGTTGCATTAGGAACACATAGACCATCAACTGATTATGAAAAAGAGCTTATAGTAGGTAGTGAAGTCTACAGAAGAGTCAAGGTATATGACCATGACTGCTTTAATGATGATAGTCTTTCCTATTTTGGGAAATCAAGCTTTGGAACTCCAATTTATATTAATAGAAAAGTGCTTGAGGCAGATAGAGTGATTTTAACAGGGGGAATTGTTTTTCACTTGTTTGCTGGTTTCGGGGGCGGGGCAAAAAGCATGGTTCCAGGAGTGGCGGGACTTGAAACAATACAGCATAATCATCGGCTGACTTTTTATGAGGGAGAAAGCACAGGATTAAATCCTGCTGCTGCCTCAAATAAAATTAAAGGCAATCCAATGAGAGAGGATATAAATGAAATCTGTAGAAGAGTAAATCCGGATTTTCTTTTCAATGCTGTACTTGATGCAGAAGGAAATTTCATAGAGTTTGTTGCAGGAGATTTTGAAAAGGCTTGGCTAAGGGGCTGCAGCACCATAAGGGAGCTCTATGGAATAAAAATAGAAGAACAGTCTGATATAATGATTGCATCAGCAGGGGGCTATCCTAAAGATATAAATTTATATCAAACTGTTAAGACTATGGATAACTGCATATATGGAAGCAAGGAAAACAGTTCTGTGATAATTGCTTCTGAATGTATAGAAGGTCTTGGAGCGCAAGAATTTTTAGAGTGGTTTCAATATAAAAGTCTAGAAGACATGGAAAGAGCACTTAAGAAGAACTTTACTGTACCTGGTTATGCAGCCTATAAGACTGCTTACCTGGCTAAATTTAGAAAGGTATTTCTAATATCTGCACTAGATAAAAAAGTGGTGGAAGAGCTTGGATTTATTCCAGCAGCTTCACTTGAAGAAGCTCTGAAGCAAGCATATTCAATAAGTTCTTCAAAACCCAGAATAACCTTAATGCCTTTTGGAGGAAACACACTTCCGATACTCTAA
- the thrS gene encoding threonine--tRNA ligase translates to MIKIALKDGSVKEYEAGISVIDVAKDLSEGLARVATAGSVNGKTVDLRFELNEDCELSILTFNDEEGKKAFRHTTTHILAQAVRRLFPEAKLAIGPAIEEGFYYDFDKEGSFSAEDLEKLEAEMKKIVKEELPIERFELAREEALKLMNDMGETYKVELINDLPEDAVLSFYKMGEFVDLCAGPHLMNTKFVKAFKLTQVAGAYWRGSEKNKMLSRIYGTSFTKKNELEEYLTRVEEAKKRDHNKLGRELELFTTVEEVGQGLPILMPKGAKVVQLLQRFVEDEEERRGYLLTKTPLMAKSDLYKISGHWDHYKEGMFVLGDEEKDDEVMALRPMTCPFQFQVYKAKQRSYRDLPLRYGETSTLFRNESSGEMHGLIRVRQFTISEGHLIVRPDQLEEEFKGVVDLVNYMMDTLGIKEDISYRFSKWDPENKEKYIDNPEAWEDTQVKMKNILDNLGINYKEAIGEAAFYGPKLDLQFKNVHGKEDTIITIQIDFSLAHRFDMTYVDKDGEKKFPYIIHRTSIGCYERTLAMLIEKYAGAFPTWLAPVQVKVLPISEKYHDYVEKVTKTLQAKGVRVEPDYRAEKIGYKIREARMQRVPYMLVVGEKEAAENTVSVRSRKNDDEGAIALEAFVDRIVKEIESKER, encoded by the coding sequence ATGATAAAAATTGCACTAAAAGACGGCTCAGTTAAAGAATATGAAGCTGGCATATCAGTAATAGATGTTGCTAAGGATTTAAGCGAAGGCTTAGCAAGAGTTGCTACTGCAGGAAGCGTTAATGGAAAAACTGTTGACTTAAGATTTGAGCTTAACGAGGATTGCGAGTTAAGTATATTAACTTTCAACGATGAAGAGGGTAAGAAAGCCTTCAGACACACTACAACGCATATATTAGCTCAAGCAGTTAGAAGGCTATTTCCAGAAGCTAAATTAGCTATAGGACCAGCTATTGAAGAAGGTTTTTACTATGATTTTGATAAAGAAGGTTCATTCTCAGCTGAAGATTTAGAAAAGCTTGAAGCTGAAATGAAGAAGATAGTTAAAGAAGAGCTTCCGATTGAAAGATTTGAACTTGCAAGAGAAGAAGCGTTAAAGCTGATGAACGACATGGGAGAAACTTATAAGGTTGAACTTATAAATGATCTTCCAGAGGATGCAGTATTATCCTTCTACAAAATGGGTGAGTTTGTTGATCTTTGTGCAGGTCCTCATTTGATGAACACAAAGTTTGTTAAAGCCTTCAAGCTAACTCAAGTAGCAGGAGCTTACTGGAGAGGCAGCGAAAAGAACAAGATGCTAAGCCGTATCTACGGAACTTCCTTTACAAAAAAGAATGAGCTTGAAGAGTATCTAACAAGAGTTGAGGAAGCTAAGAAGAGAGACCACAACAAGCTTGGAAGAGAACTAGAATTATTTACAACAGTAGAAGAAGTAGGTCAAGGACTTCCAATACTTATGCCTAAGGGAGCAAAAGTAGTTCAGCTTCTTCAAAGATTTGTTGAGGATGAAGAGGAAAGAAGAGGCTACCTTTTAACTAAAACTCCATTAATGGCTAAGAGTGATTTATACAAGATTTCGGGACACTGGGATCACTACAAGGAAGGGATGTTTGTACTTGGCGATGAGGAAAAAGACGATGAAGTTATGGCTTTAAGACCAATGACTTGTCCATTCCAATTCCAAGTTTATAAAGCTAAACAAAGAAGCTATAGAGATCTTCCTCTTAGATATGGTGAAACTTCTACACTATTTAGAAATGAATCCTCAGGGGAAATGCACGGTCTTATAAGAGTTAGACAGTTTACAATTTCTGAAGGACACCTAATAGTTAGACCAGACCAGCTTGAAGAAGAATTCAAGGGTGTAGTTGACTTAGTTAACTACATGATGGATACTCTAGGGATTAAAGAGGATATATCTTATAGATTCTCCAAATGGGATCCTGAAAATAAAGAAAAGTATATAGATAATCCAGAAGCTTGGGAAGATACTCAGGTTAAGATGAAGAATATACTAGACAACTTAGGCATCAATTACAAGGAAGCTATAGGGGAAGCTGCTTTCTATGGACCAAAGCTTGACTTACAGTTTAAGAACGTTCATGGAAAAGAAGATACAATAATAACTATACAAATAGACTTCTCACTAGCTCATAGATTTGACATGACTTATGTGGATAAGGATGGAGAAAAGAAATTCCCATATATCATTCACAGAACTTCAATAGGCTGCTACGAAAGAACTTTAGCAATGCTTATTGAAAAATATGCAGGAGCCTTCCCAACATGGCTTGCACCAGTTCAAGTTAAGGTACTTCCAATATCAGAAAAGTATCATGACTATGTAGAAAAGGTAACTAAGACTCTTCAAGCTAAGGGAGTTAGAGTTGAGCCAGACTACAGAGCTGAAAAGATAGGCTATAAGATTAGGGAAGCAAGAATGCAAAGAGTACCTTACATGCTTGTAGTAGGTGAAAAGGAAGCTGCCGAAAATACTGTATCTGTAAGAAGCAGAAAGAATGACGATGAAGGTGCAATTGCTTTAGAGGCATTTGTAGATAGAATCGTTAAGGAAATTGAAAGTAAAGAAAGATAG
- a CDS encoding cupin domain-containing protein, with amino-acid sequence MDLENIKSSIATNVYHIPSDKKVPLHQHPKHDEVFYCVKGEGFGVLADGEEKLEAGKAFIVPAGTMHALRSDSEMYVTSFLIPKV; translated from the coding sequence ATGGACTTAGAGAATATAAAATCATCAATAGCAACTAATGTTTACCACATACCATCAGATAAGAAAGTGCCGCTTCACCAGCATCCAAAACATGATGAAGTGTTCTATTGCGTAAAGGGAGAAGGCTTTGGGGTGCTTGCTGATGGAGAAGAAAAACTTGAGGCAGGCAAAGCTTTTATAGTTCCTGCAGGAACTATGCATGCATTAAGGTCTGATAGCGAAATGTATGTAACATCCTTTTTAATTCCTAAGGTATAA
- a CDS encoding DMT family transporter, which yields MTKELKADLSLIGVTALWGSSFPIMSLVLKDIPPFTFITIRYTLSALILAIVFLKSFKNINKLTIKSGFIIGGTLFVGCAFQLVGLLYTTPSKSGFLTGMNVVFVPILIALLYKKLPDIKTIIGIVLSVAGLGMMSLNISMSIGKGDILTLIAALCFGVQILVVDKYTKDVDIALLTCVELLVIGLLGAVPAVAVEGFKFTLNFGIILALLYTAVLCTAIAHGIQNKVQASINPTHAAIIYLAEPVFAAIFSLFVGDKLTGKTLVGAFIIMLGMIAISIKPKSSEERTQLEL from the coding sequence ATGACAAAAGAATTAAAGGCAGACTTAAGCTTGATTGGGGTGACTGCATTATGGGGGTCAAGCTTTCCTATAATGAGCTTAGTTCTAAAGGATATACCGCCATTTACTTTTATCACCATAAGATATACACTTTCTGCACTGATACTTGCTATTGTATTTTTGAAAAGCTTTAAAAATATTAATAAACTCACAATAAAATCTGGTTTTATAATAGGGGGGACCTTATTTGTAGGCTGCGCTTTTCAGCTTGTTGGGCTTTTATATACAACTCCTAGCAAGTCTGGATTTTTAACAGGAATGAATGTTGTTTTTGTTCCGATTTTAATAGCACTGCTTTATAAAAAACTACCGGATATAAAAACTATTATAGGTATAGTTTTATCGGTTGCTGGTTTAGGTATGATGTCTTTAAACATCAGTATGAGTATAGGCAAAGGAGATATCCTAACACTTATAGCAGCACTATGTTTTGGAGTGCAAATACTTGTTGTTGATAAGTACACAAAGGATGTGGATATTGCACTTTTAACTTGTGTGGAACTTCTAGTTATTGGGCTGCTTGGTGCAGTTCCTGCAGTTGCAGTTGAAGGGTTTAAATTTACATTAAACTTTGGGATTATACTGGCGTTGTTATATACAGCTGTATTGTGTACAGCAATTGCTCATGGAATACAAAATAAGGTACAGGCGAGTATAAATCCAACTCATGCGGCTATAATATATTTGGCAGAGCCGGTATTTGCTGCGATATTTTCATTGTTTGTAGGCGATAAGCTTACAGGGAAAACTCTTGTTGGAGCTTTCATAATAATGCTTGGCATGATTGCAATAAGTATAAAACCTAAAAGCAGTGAAGAGAGAACACAGCTTGAACTATAA
- a CDS encoding pyridoxal phosphate-dependent aminotransferase — MPQVSSRLDGFTESVIRKMTRVANEYGAINLSQGFPDFDPPKELVEALKKAADEGPHQYEITWGSQGLREVLAKKQSKFMGLDIDPNKEIVVTCGSTEAMMAAMMSVCEPGEKVIVFSPFYENYVADTILCGAEPIYVPLYPPEFNFNREELIRAFEQKPKALILCNPSNPTGKVFTREELEFIANLAIEYDAFVITDEVYEHIVMKPYEHVYFAALPGMFERTISCSSLSKTYSITGWRLGYIIAPEHIINNAKKVHDFLTVGAAAPLQAAAISGFNLPEEYYESLRELYTEKRDLFIKGLDEAGLKYTVPQGAYYIMVDISEFIQDTSLTDNEFCEWLAKEVGVAAVPGSSFFKEEVNHLIRFHFAKKTETLLAALERLKSLREKASRGIIMS, encoded by the coding sequence ATGCCGCAAGTTAGCAGCAGATTAGATGGATTCACAGAATCAGTCATAAGAAAGATGACAAGAGTCGCAAATGAATATGGGGCAATAAATCTGTCTCAAGGTTTTCCGGATTTTGATCCACCAAAAGAATTGGTGGAAGCTTTAAAAAAAGCAGCAGATGAAGGTCCGCATCAGTATGAAATTACGTGGGGATCTCAAGGGCTTAGAGAAGTACTGGCGAAAAAACAATCAAAATTCATGGGATTAGATATAGATCCTAATAAAGAAATTGTAGTGACCTGTGGAAGTACAGAAGCAATGATGGCGGCTATGATGAGTGTTTGTGAGCCAGGAGAAAAGGTTATTGTATTTTCTCCATTTTATGAAAATTATGTGGCTGATACAATTCTTTGTGGGGCAGAGCCAATATATGTTCCATTGTATCCACCAGAATTCAATTTCAATAGAGAAGAGCTTATAAGAGCTTTCGAGCAAAAGCCCAAAGCATTAATTCTTTGCAATCCTTCAAATCCAACTGGCAAGGTGTTTACAAGAGAAGAGCTTGAGTTTATTGCAAATCTTGCAATAGAGTATGATGCCTTTGTAATAACTGATGAAGTCTACGAACATATTGTGATGAAGCCTTATGAGCATGTTTATTTTGCAGCTTTGCCGGGCATGTTTGAAAGAACAATAAGCTGTAGTTCATTATCAAAAACTTATTCCATAACAGGATGGAGATTGGGCTATATTATAGCACCAGAACACATTATTAATAATGCAAAGAAGGTACATGATTTTTTAACGGTTGGTGCAGCAGCTCCGCTTCAGGCAGCAGCAATCTCAGGCTTCAATTTACCAGAAGAATACTATGAAAGCCTAAGAGAGCTTTATACTGAAAAAAGAGATTTGTTTATAAAAGGGCTTGATGAAGCTGGACTAAAATATACAGTTCCTCAAGGTGCTTACTACATTATGGTAGATATATCAGAGTTTATTCAGGACACTAGCCTTACGGATAACGAGTTCTGCGAATGGCTGGCAAAGGAAGTTGGGGTGGCAGCGGTTCCAGGTTCAAGTTTCTTTAAAGAAGAGGTAAATCATCTAATTAGATTTCATTTCGCAAAGAAGACTGAAACCTTATTAGCTGCTTTAGAAAGACTAAAAAGCCTTAGAGAAAAAGCTTCAAGAGGCATAATTATGTCCTAA
- a CDS encoding MetQ/NlpA family ABC transporter substrate-binding protein yields MKKAVSILLSVVLGAVLLTGCGAKKTASVGNSVKLDAPLKVGVTAGPHEQVAEKVKEVAKAKGLNVELVVFNDYVQPNKQLFEKQIDVNIYQHEPYLIKFNEDQKMNLVKVASAVNFPMGAYSQKIKSLDELKQGDKVSIPNDPTNEARALILLEAAKVIKLKEGVGVKATLQDIAENPKKIKFIELEAAMVPRSLSEVAAAAINTNFAMEAKLNPVKDSIFIEPKDSPWVNIIVARPDNKDDERIKKLVEAYQSQEIKKFIDETFKGSVITAF; encoded by the coding sequence ATGAAAAAGGCAGTATCAATTTTATTATCAGTAGTATTAGGTGCAGTATTATTAACAGGCTGTGGGGCAAAGAAAACAGCAAGTGTAGGTAACAGCGTAAAATTAGATGCGCCATTAAAAGTTGGGGTTACAGCAGGACCTCATGAGCAAGTGGCGGAAAAAGTTAAGGAAGTCGCTAAAGCAAAAGGTTTAAATGTAGAGTTGGTTGTATTCAATGATTATGTTCAACCAAACAAACAGCTTTTCGAAAAGCAAATAGATGTCAATATATATCAGCATGAGCCATATTTAATAAAATTTAATGAAGACCAAAAGATGAATTTGGTTAAAGTTGCTAGTGCTGTGAATTTCCCAATGGGAGCATATTCTCAAAAGATAAAAAGCTTAGATGAGCTTAAGCAGGGAGATAAGGTATCAATTCCTAATGACCCAACTAATGAAGCAAGGGCATTAATACTTTTAGAAGCCGCTAAGGTAATCAAGCTAAAAGAAGGTGTTGGCGTAAAAGCCACGCTTCAGGATATAGCTGAAAATCCTAAGAAAATTAAATTTATAGAGCTTGAAGCTGCAATGGTACCTCGCTCGCTTTCAGAAGTCGCAGCTGCAGCTATAAATACCAATTTTGCTATGGAAGCAAAACTAAATCCAGTTAAAGATTCTATTTTTATAGAGCCTAAGGACTCGCCATGGGTAAATATAATAGTTGCAAGACCTGATAATAAGGATGATGAAAGAATTAAAAAGCTTGTAGAAGCATATCAATCCCAAGAAATTAAAAAGTTTATTGATGAAACCTTTAAAGGTTCTGTAATAACAGCTTTTTAA
- the abc-f gene encoding ribosomal protection-like ABC-F family protein has protein sequence MNVIFENLYKDYEGKIVFSSISGRINNNEKIGLIGVNGIGKTTLAKLLAGLEQYEEGSIKYSPSNLKIHYMNEALEGKDFSNLSGGEKTKQLLSETLNKDYDVLILDEPTNHLDMESVSWLEGIIKNLRKTVLIISHDRYFLDKTTNKIWELSSKELRQYEGNYTSYKLQKKSEIRNQLKEYEKQQRDIKHLNEVINDRKDWFDKAHKAAGQNDFARSKAKKHVSVMRAKEKQLERLEDNKVEKPKEEVAACFELLNKGIVNTKLSRYLVQGNNLYKSYGDRTILTKASFSIMRGDKIALLGNNGAGKTTIIKMLNGLDKNFDGIITVNPSVKIGYFAQELENLNYDKCILDNLLESGATQKEARLLLACLLFKGDDVFKEVKNLSMGEKCRVAFAKLILSSANLLILDEPTNYMDIVSKEKVEEILEEFQGSMLFVSHDRYFVNRLSNKVLQLNNYKLTTYLGGYEEYLNKIENDRKAEALSEDYNTIKDTISRLECELAFISGRLNDKLTEEERQIVNDKFLLTAREINMYKNKIKA, from the coding sequence ATGAACGTTATTTTTGAAAATTTATATAAGGATTATGAAGGTAAGATTGTATTTAGTAGTATCAGTGGAAGAATAAATAATAATGAAAAAATTGGACTTATAGGAGTAAATGGGATTGGCAAGACTACCTTGGCTAAGCTTTTAGCTGGGCTGGAACAATATGAGGAAGGAAGTATCAAATATAGTCCCAGTAATTTAAAGATTCATTATATGAATGAAGCTTTGGAAGGTAAGGACTTCTCAAATTTAAGCGGTGGAGAGAAAACTAAACAGCTATTAAGTGAAACGTTGAATAAAGACTATGATGTGCTGATTTTAGATGAACCAACTAACCATCTTGATATGGAAAGTGTAAGCTGGCTTGAGGGCATTATTAAAAACTTAAGAAAGACAGTACTTATAATTTCACATGATAGATATTTTTTAGATAAAACTACCAATAAGATTTGGGAACTTTCGTCTAAAGAACTAAGACAATATGAGGGAAACTATACAAGCTATAAGCTACAGAAGAAATCAGAGATTAGAAATCAACTTAAGGAATATGAAAAGCAGCAAAGAGATATAAAACACCTTAATGAGGTAATAAATGATAGAAAAGATTGGTTTGACAAAGCACATAAGGCTGCTGGTCAGAATGATTTTGCAAGAAGCAAAGCTAAAAAGCATGTTAGCGTTATGAGGGCAAAGGAAAAGCAGCTTGAGAGGCTTGAGGATAACAAAGTAGAGAAACCAAAAGAAGAGGTAGCGGCTTGCTTTGAATTGCTAAATAAAGGCATTGTTAATACTAAACTTTCACGGTATCTAGTACAAGGTAATAATTTGTATAAAAGCTATGGTGATAGAACTATTCTAACTAAAGCCTCTTTTAGCATTATGAGAGGCGATAAAATTGCTCTATTAGGTAATAATGGTGCAGGGAAAACTACTATCATTAAAATGCTGAATGGATTGGATAAGAATTTCGATGGCATCATAACTGTAAATCCTTCTGTTAAGATAGGATACTTTGCTCAGGAGCTTGAAAATTTAAATTACGACAAGTGTATCCTGGATAATTTGCTTGAAAGCGGAGCAACTCAAAAGGAAGCAAGGCTTCTGCTTGCGTGCCTTTTATTTAAAGGAGATGATGTTTTTAAAGAAGTTAAGAATTTAAGCATGGGAGAAAAATGCAGAGTAGCCTTTGCAAAGCTTATACTATCTTCTGCAAATTTATTGATATTAGATGAACCAACTAATTATATGGATATTGTGTCAAAAGAGAAGGTTGAGGAAATTTTAGAAGAATTTCAGGGAAGTATGCTTTTTGTTTCTCATGATAGATACTTTGTAAATAGATTGTCTAATAAAGTTTTGCAGCTTAACAACTATAAGCTTACTACTTATTTAGGTGGATATGAGGAATACTTAAATAAGATTGAAAATGATAGAAAGGCTGAAGCTTTAAGTGAGGACTATAATACTATTAAGGATACTATAAGCAGGCTTGAGTGTGAGTTAGCTTTCATAAGTGGACGGCTCAATGATAAGTTGACAGAAGAAGAAAGACAGATAGTAAATGATAAATTTCTTCTTACTGCAAGAGAAATTAACATGTACAAAAATAAAATCAAGGCTTAA
- a CDS encoding YkvA family protein: MKIIDFLKHKTKLLKRELRVLSIAYKKPGVPWYTKTLAAIVIGYALSPVDLIPDFIPVLGYLDDLLLIPLGIYMVIKLIPKNVLEECRIEAENAARDDKPKNWIAGFIILAIWIFIIGLIIYKYIL; the protein is encoded by the coding sequence ATGAAGATTATAGATTTTTTAAAACACAAAACAAAACTGCTTAAGAGAGAATTAAGGGTATTATCTATAGCATACAAAAAGCCTGGAGTACCCTGGTATACAAAGACTTTAGCGGCTATTGTTATTGGATATGCTTTAAGCCCTGTGGATTTAATACCTGACTTCATTCCTGTACTTGGATATTTAGATGATTTGTTATTGATTCCTCTGGGAATATATATGGTAATAAAATTAATACCTAAAAATGTGCTTGAGGAATGCAGAATTGAAGCAGAAAATGCTGCTAGAGATGACAAACCCAAGAACTGGATTGCAGGCTTTATAATATTAGCCATATGGATTTTTATAATTGGACTAATCATATACAAGTATATACTTTAG
- a CDS encoding M20 family metallopeptidase translates to MTFNLEEIKNIILNTIDNLSEKFICISHQIHEKPEVGNEEHFSSKLLSDTLEAEEFQVQRGIPGHETAFIARKKSEKPGAVIAYLAEYDALPGLGHACGHNIIGTASIAAAIALSKVLDQIGGEIVVLGTPAEEGGQSGSAKATFVRENLLSGIDACMMIHPNSKTTITGSTLAVDPLDFEYIGKPAHAAACPEEGINALDAVILLFNGINALRQHVTSDVRIHGIITHGGDAPNIVPEYAKARFFIRASSREALNKVTTRVKAIAEGAALATGSKLNIIAYQNPVDDFLIIKSFDQVFKDNLESLGVKVIDKDVIGLGSTDAGNISQVVPTIHPYISIGSDNLSPHTIEFKEAAKSKAGDEALLISSKVLALTGLTLLTDKKRLQVIAQEFTNSKQML, encoded by the coding sequence ATGACTTTCAATTTAGAGGAAATAAAAAATATTATTTTAAATACTATAGATAATCTATCAGAGAAATTTATTTGTATAAGTCACCAAATTCATGAGAAGCCTGAAGTGGGAAATGAAGAACATTTTTCTTCAAAGCTCCTTTCTGATACTTTAGAAGCTGAAGAATTTCAAGTTCAAAGAGGTATCCCTGGACACGAAACCGCATTTATAGCTAGAAAGAAATCAGAAAAGCCAGGTGCTGTAATCGCCTATTTAGCAGAATACGATGCTCTTCCAGGCTTAGGTCACGCTTGTGGACATAACATAATTGGAACCGCAAGCATTGCTGCAGCTATTGCTTTGTCAAAGGTTTTAGACCAAATTGGTGGGGAGATAGTAGTTTTAGGCACTCCCGCTGAGGAAGGTGGTCAAAGCGGAAGTGCTAAAGCTACTTTTGTAAGAGAAAACTTGCTTTCTGGAATAGATGCCTGCATGATGATTCATCCAAATTCAAAAACAACTATTACAGGAAGCACATTAGCCGTAGATCCATTAGATTTTGAATACATAGGAAAGCCAGCTCATGCAGCTGCATGTCCTGAGGAAGGCATAAATGCATTAGATGCTGTTATTTTGCTCTTTAACGGAATTAATGCTTTAAGACAGCATGTGACAAGTGATGTTAGAATTCATGGAATAATAACTCATGGCGGAGATGCCCCAAATATTGTTCCTGAGTATGCAAAGGCTAGATTTTTTATAAGGGCATCAAGTAGAGAAGCCTTAAACAAAGTTACAACCCGAGTAAAAGCTATAGCTGAAGGCGCTGCATTAGCAACAGGTTCAAAACTTAATATTATTGCATATCAAAATCCTGTAGATGATTTCTTGATAATAAAGTCCTTCGATCAAGTTTTTAAAGATAATTTAGAGTCTCTTGGTGTGAAAGTTATAGATAAAGATGTAATTGGGTTAGGTTCCACAGATGCAGGCAATATTAGCCAAGTTGTGCCAACTATTCACCCTTATATAAGCATAGGTTCTGATAATCTATCACCTCACACTATTGAGTTCAAAGAGGCAGCTAAATCTAAAGCTGGTGATGAAGCCTTGCTTATCAGTTCAAAAGTACTTGCACTCACCGGCTTAACCCTATTAACTGACAAGAAAAGATTACAAGTTATCGCACAAGAATTTACTAATTCAAAACAAATGCTTTGA